Genomic DNA from Niallia circulans:
AAGCTTTCCGCTTGGCTTTTCCAGTAAAAAGGGACTTTTTCTTTTCTTTGATGTCATCATATTCCCCCACGCTGTTTTTAATAAGCTTAGTATATTTACTGTATAGGCAAAATATGTGTTGCTTAATCATGCAGATGAATAATATTTGTTCCTCTGGCAGTCTTGTTGTATTTTAAGTGATTGACCACTTCATCACTCTTTTCAAACAATTCCCTCGTATATAAAGCTGTAGGAACATGTGGAAGAGATGATGTAGATTTTTTGACAATAAGAGGCGATTGGTTCTTTTTTCTCATCCGACCAGCTTCTCTAACTGCAGGCATCGTGTAATCTTTGTCCTCCATGATATCTGTTCCTTTCCTTGTTTATACTTCTATTTTATCATCATATCCTTGAATCTTCCACTTAAAAGAGCGCCCGTTTTTATTGCTCTTTATACCATGTGTGAATTACTGCAAGGTCAATAATATAGTCAAAATCGATCTGCAGCAGCGGCTCCTTTTCCGATTCAACAGAAATGATGACAGGATGAATCAATTTCGTGAAAGGAATAAGCACAATCTTTTTGTCTAATTGCACAATTGTCTCTTCATTTAAACGGTTTAGCTGATCCTCATCCAGTTCAATTCCGAGAGTAGTCCCGACTTCAGCAGTAAAGATGCTGTCATCCTCCTTGCAGAAAACGGTAATATCCTGTCTGCACACTTCTCCATAAGCATACAGGAAATCCTCAAGGCTTATCCGGTAGTCTTCTATGTCTGTCCAATCCTGTGTTCCAAATGATACTGTCGCAATACTGTCCAAAATCGTCGTGAACTGTTTACTTCTGCTTTTCGTCTGAATGATTACTTTTTTCATCTCATCATTAATGCTTTCTACTTCATTAATGCTTTCTACTTCTGCTACTCCGATTCTTTTTATATTCGGTGTGATAAATATCGCCAAGTCAACAAAAACAAACATAAGAGCCATCAATGCATAGCTCCTCCATTCGCTCTCCTTAAACCCTATATCCATCAGCAGCAAAATCATGCTAACAATAAACAGAAAATACCATGTCCGTCTCAGGTTTTGCTTGGATTCTCGGAAGAAAATTGGAAACGCCCAGCTAATATATAACATAATAGCCGTAAATCCAATTATTAAACTCCATTTATTTCCCTGTAAAAAAGCAACAGCCTCATTGCCCCAATAATTTTTCGTCAACACTATAAGGGCGAAAACAATAAGCGGAAACGCTAACTTGATTATCAGCTTCTGTGAATCCTTTCTAATCATCATCCCTGTTTCCTTCCCCTCTTTTTTAGCAGTGATTGAAGATTGGACAAGTATAGAACTCTAGCTGTTTTAGGTTAATTATAACTTTATAGTGTTATAGTAATTCTACCAAAAATATGGATTTATATGGAATGAAAACTGTTGTTTTTAACCAAAAACACCAAAAATAGGACATATTTGCTAGAGTAACCTATTTATAGTTAATCAGACTAAAAAAACAGGGAATAATGTTTTTCCCTGTCAGATTGCACAAATTATCATCCATTTGGAGATCAAACTTGAATGTTTTTCTTACGGGCTGCTGCTTTGTCCGTCTTTCTGCAACTCGTCCACATGCAGCTTTCGTAATTCAGGGGATGTGACATTTGCCTTTTCTAAAGCACTATGCATAATTTTAATGATAAGATCTGAAAATATTGGATTTGGATTAACCAGCTTAAGTACATTACATTTTCTTGTGATAAAATTGGAAAGCTCTGTATCATATACAATAAGATCATTTGATTTCATTTGTCTCAGTTCCTCATTAACTTTAAATACGGCTCTTTTAGTAAAGGAAATCATTGATACATATGTTATCCCCTTAACAGCGCTCAAAACAGCTTTAATAGCCTCTATATGCCCATAGTTTTGATTAAATGGGTTCATCATTGGAAACTTCCCATTAACACTCCAACTCTTTCGCTTGCGGTCACCGTAAATCGTTCCTTTGTAATTTTTTGTTTCTATTACAAAAATGGCATACGGAGTAA
This window encodes:
- a CDS encoding type II toxin-antitoxin system SpoIISA family toxin — protein: MMIRKDSQKLIIKLAFPLIVFALIVLTKNYWGNEAVAFLQGNKWSLIIGFTAIMLYISWAFPIFFRESKQNLRRTWYFLFIVSMILLLMDIGFKESEWRSYALMALMFVFVDLAIFITPNIKRIGVAEVESINEVESINDEMKKVIIQTKSRSKQFTTILDSIATVSFGTQDWTDIEDYRISLEDFLYAYGEVCRQDITVFCKEDDSIFTAEVGTTLGIELDEDQLNRLNEETIVQLDKKIVLIPFTKLIHPVIISVESEKEPLLQIDFDYIIDLAVIHTWYKEQ
- a CDS encoding nuclease-related domain-containing protein; translated protein: MTQEKGIKAKVTADRIGELGEYKINIQLDQLPKNYLYLSDLLIKNSKAKSGYSQIDHIVFTPYAIFVIETKNYKGTIYGDRKRKSWSVNGKFPMMNPFNQNYGHIEAIKAVLSAVKGITYVSMISFTKRAVFKVNEELRQMKSNDLIVYDTELSNFITRKCNVLKLVNPNPIFSDLIIKIMHSALEKANVTSPELRKLHVDELQKDGQSSSP